The following are encoded in a window of Lacinutrix sp. WUR7 genomic DNA:
- a CDS encoding 7-carboxy-7-deazaguanine synthase QueE: MTRSERQELLDKGLLLPLMEEFYTIQGEGFHKGTAAYFVRIGGCDVGCHWCDVKESWLPELHPATETVQIADNAAKHSKTIVVTGGEPLMWNMDPLTNALKERGLQVHIETSGAYKLTGVWDWICLSPKKNKLPTEEVYAQAHELKCIIYNKDDFKFAEEQAAKVNKDCILYLQPEWSKSDKVVPQIVDYVMANPQWKVSLQTHKYLNIP, translated from the coding sequence ATGACAAGAAGTGAAAGACAAGAGTTGCTAGATAAAGGGTTATTATTACCTTTAATGGAAGAGTTTTATACTATTCAAGGAGAGGGTTTTCATAAAGGAACAGCTGCGTATTTTGTACGAATTGGTGGTTGTGATGTTGGATGCCATTGGTGTGACGTTAAAGAAAGCTGGTTACCAGAATTACATCCTGCAACGGAAACAGTGCAAATAGCTGATAATGCTGCAAAACACAGTAAAACAATTGTAGTTACTGGAGGAGAGCCTTTAATGTGGAATATGGATCCGTTAACCAATGCCTTAAAAGAAAGAGGATTACAAGTACATATAGAAACTTCTGGAGCGTATAAGTTAACTGGAGTTTGGGATTGGATTTGCCTTTCACCAAAAAAGAATAAACTACCAACCGAAGAAGTATATGCACAAGCGCACGAGTTAAAATGTATTATTTACAATAAAGATGATTTTAAGTTTGCTGAAGAACAAGCAGCAAAAGTAAATAAAGATTGCATTTTATATTTACAACCAGAATGGAGTAAAAGTGATAAAGTGGTTCCGCAAATTGTAGATTATGTAATGGCTAATCCCCAATGGAAAGTGTCTTTACAAACACATAAGTACTTAAATATACCTTAA
- the secDF gene encoding protein translocase subunit SecDF gives MQNKGLVKLFALLFGLVSIYQLSFTFKNSSIESNAAAYANGDSVKETRYLDSLANTEVYNIGIAKYTYNEVKENAMNLGLDLKGGVNVILQVSVKDILKGLANNTANPVFNKALDDATELQKDSQNTYLEDFYTSFEAIKGDTKLASPDIFYTRALDGEIDGNMTDSEVKPVISRKIDESIVSAFEVLRKRIDEFGVTSPNIQRMGDSGRILVELPGVKDVDRATALLQSTAQLEFWDVYNKTIFNSFLVEANETIKSIQKSNEVNTEEVKETTSEEDKIADLLGDDPDSTVVVANPLLDKLIGSQDPAAIALVNINDREIISEYLNMPQVRNLLPAELRYVKFAFGKQKGDSELVDLYALIANRENVPELGGGVVVDARQDYDPLGKPLVSMQMNSKGAKIWEEMTARAFTQRSQIAIVLDDVVYSAPGVTTGAIAGGNSQISGNFTLNEATDLANVLRAGKLPARADIIQSDVVGPSLGQEAIDSGKNSFAIALALVLVWMFLYYGKAGLFADIAMALNILLIFGILSGLGAVLTLPGIAGIVLTIGMSVDANVLIFERIREELAKGKDQATSIKDGFANALSSILDANVTTGLTALILFVFGTGPIKGFATTLIIGIVTSLFTAIFITRLLVDWYANRGGKLDFSTSLTKNLFRNINIDFLKKRKIAYIVSGAFILISLGSLFTNKLDQGVDFVGGRTYQVRFEQPVSASEISGILSAEEVFGSADAKLIGTSNDVKITTKYKINEASSEVDEEIRHKLFNALQPHLSNISYDEFINLNDEDKQIGVMESYKVSPSIADDIKRASFWAILGSLIVVFLYILFRFKRWQFSLGAVAAVFHDVLIVLGVFSLTYKFMPFTMEIDQAFIAAILTVIGYSLNDTVVVFDRIREFFNEHTTWDFDKVINASLSSTLSRTLNTSLTTLVVLLAIFIFGGDSIRGFMFALIVGVVVGTYSSLFIATPIMYDSVKRGGATDALKIKEKEDEALEA, from the coding sequence ATGCAAAACAAAGGATTAGTAAAATTATTTGCGCTATTGTTTGGTTTGGTAAGTATTTACCAATTATCATTCACGTTTAAAAACAGTAGTATAGAAAGTAATGCAGCGGCTTATGCAAATGGGGATTCTGTAAAAGAAACAAGGTATTTAGATTCACTAGCTAATACAGAGGTGTATAACATCGGGATCGCAAAATATACCTACAATGAGGTAAAGGAAAATGCGATGAACTTAGGACTTGACCTTAAAGGTGGGGTTAACGTTATATTACAAGTTTCTGTAAAAGATATATTAAAAGGATTAGCTAATAATACAGCAAACCCTGTTTTTAATAAAGCATTAGACGATGCTACAGAACTTCAAAAAGATAGTCAAAATACATATTTAGAAGATTTTTATACTTCGTTTGAAGCTATAAAAGGAGATACTAAATTAGCTTCACCAGACATATTCTATACTAGAGCTTTAGATGGTGAGATTGACGGAAATATGACCGATTCTGAGGTGAAACCAGTAATCTCAAGAAAAATTGATGAGTCTATTGTTTCGGCTTTCGAAGTATTACGTAAGCGTATTGATGAGTTTGGTGTAACATCTCCAAATATTCAACGTATGGGAGATTCAGGACGTATTTTAGTAGAATTACCTGGAGTTAAAGATGTAGACCGTGCTACTGCATTATTACAAAGTACCGCACAATTAGAGTTTTGGGATGTGTACAACAAAACGATCTTTAATAGCTTTTTAGTAGAAGCTAATGAAACGATTAAAAGCATTCAAAAATCGAATGAAGTAAATACAGAAGAGGTTAAAGAAACAACTTCAGAAGAAGATAAGATTGCAGACCTTTTAGGAGATGATCCAGATTCTACAGTTGTAGTTGCAAATCCGCTTTTAGACAAGTTAATAGGTTCTCAAGATCCAGCAGCAATTGCTTTAGTTAATATTAACGATAGAGAAATTATTAGTGAGTATTTAAATATGCCACAAGTAAGAAACTTACTTCCTGCTGAACTACGTTATGTGAAATTCGCATTCGGAAAACAAAAAGGAGATAGTGAGTTAGTAGACTTATATGCATTAATTGCAAATAGAGAAAATGTACCAGAATTAGGTGGTGGTGTTGTTGTAGATGCAAGACAAGATTATGATCCTTTAGGAAAACCTCTTGTAAGCATGCAAATGAATAGTAAAGGTGCTAAGATCTGGGAAGAAATGACAGCAAGAGCTTTTACACAAAGAAGCCAAATCGCTATTGTTTTAGATGACGTAGTATATTCTGCACCTGGAGTAACAACAGGAGCAATTGCAGGTGGTAACTCTCAAATTTCTGGAAACTTCACACTGAATGAAGCAACCGATTTAGCAAACGTGTTAAGAGCAGGTAAATTACCAGCTAGAGCAGATATTATTCAAAGTGATGTAGTTGGTCCTTCTTTAGGGCAAGAAGCTATTGATAGTGGTAAAAACTCTTTCGCTATTGCATTAGCATTAGTATTAGTATGGATGTTCTTATACTACGGTAAAGCAGGGTTATTTGCAGATATCGCAATGGCATTAAATATCTTATTAATATTTGGTATCCTTTCTGGTTTAGGAGCAGTATTAACACTTCCTGGAATTGCAGGTATTGTATTAACTATTGGTATGTCTGTAGATGCAAACGTGCTTATTTTTGAGCGTATTAGAGAAGAACTAGCTAAAGGTAAAGACCAAGCAACATCTATTAAAGATGGTTTTGCAAATGCATTATCTTCTATTTTAGATGCCAATGTTACAACTGGTTTAACGGCATTAATTTTATTTGTATTTGGTACAGGACCAATTAAAGGTTTCGCAACTACATTAATTATTGGTATTGTAACTTCATTATTTACAGCAATCTTTATTACTAGATTATTAGTAGATTGGTATGCTAATAGAGGTGGTAAATTAGATTTCTCAACAAGCTTAACTAAAAACTTATTTCGAAACATTAATATCGACTTCTTAAAGAAACGTAAGATCGCTTATATTGTTTCTGGAGCTTTTATTCTTATCAGTTTAGGGTCTTTATTTACAAACAAATTAGATCAAGGTGTAGACTTTGTAGGAGGAAGAACATACCAAGTACGTTTTGAGCAACCAGTTAGTGCTTCAGAGATTTCTGGAATTCTTTCTGCTGAAGAAGTATTTGGAAGTGCAGATGCTAAATTAATAGGTACTAGTAATGATGTGAAAATTACTACTAAATATAAAATTAATGAAGCTTCTTCAGAAGTAGATGAAGAAATCAGACATAAATTATTTAACGCATTACAACCACATTTATCTAACATTAGTTACGATGAGTTTATCAATCTTAACGATGAGGATAAACAAATTGGTGTAATGGAATCTTACAAAGTAAGTCCTTCTATTGCAGATGATATTAAAAGAGCTTCTTTCTGGGCAATTTTAGGATCTCTTATCGTAGTATTCTTATATATCTTATTCCGTTTTAAAAGATGGCAATTCTCACTTGGTGCAGTAGCAGCAGTATTTCATGATGTATTAATTGTATTAGGTGTTTTCTCTCTTACTTACAAATTCATGCCATTTACAATGGAAATTGACCAAGCATTTATTGCAGCAATCTTAACGGTAATTGGTTACTCATTAAATGATACGGTAGTTGTATTTGATAGAATTAGAGAATTCTTCAACGAACATACTACTTGGGATTTTGATAAAGTAATTAACGCATCTTTAAGCAGTACATTAAGTAGAACCTTAAATACCTCTTTAACTACTTTAGTAGTGTTATTAGCAATCTTTATCTTTGGTGGAGATTCTATTAGAGGATTTATGTTTGCATTAATAGTAGGTGTAGTTGTAGGTACATACTCATCATTATTTATTGCAACGCCAATCATGTACGACTCTGTAAAAAGAGGTGGTGCAACAGATGCATTAAAAATTAAAGAAAAAGAAGACGAAGCGTTAGAAGCATAA
- a CDS encoding DUF2911 domain-containing protein encodes MKKTPFITTLAFTLIMLVSFNLSAQDFAELNKSPMDAAAFPTDYKNPDKLIKVVYSRPQLKERSLDKLAPNGKVWRTGANEATEITLYTDMKLGSTLVKAGTYSLATIPGEKEWTIILNKDLNTWGSYFYNEANDVARITVPVGSSKKSIEAFSIAFKESDKGVDMFLGWDTTVVAVPFTK; translated from the coding sequence ATGAAAAAAACACCATTTATTACCACCTTAGCATTTACACTAATTATGCTAGTAAGCTTTAATTTAAGCGCGCAAGATTTCGCCGAATTAAACAAGAGCCCAATGGATGCAGCAGCATTCCCTACAGATTATAAAAACCCGGACAAATTAATAAAAGTAGTTTATAGTAGACCACAATTAAAAGAAAGAAGCTTAGACAAGCTTGCTCCAAATGGTAAGGTTTGGCGTACTGGTGCAAATGAAGCTACCGAAATCACGTTATACACAGATATGAAATTAGGAAGTACTTTAGTTAAAGCTGGAACATATTCTTTAGCAACTATTCCAGGAGAAAAAGAATGGACTATCATTTTAAATAAAGATTTAAACACTTGGGGAAGTTATTTTTATAATGAAGCTAACGACGTAGCAAGAATTACGGTTCCTGTTGGATCAAGTAAAAAATCTATTGAAGCTTTTTCTATCGCTTTTAAAGAAAGTGATAAAGGAGTAGATATGTTTTTAGGTTGGGATACCACAGTAGTAGCGGTACCGTTCACGAAATAA
- the mdh gene encoding malate dehydrogenase, whose amino-acid sequence MKVTVAGAGAVGASCAEYIAIKDFASEVVLLDIKEGFAEGKAMDLMQTASLNGFDTKITGITNDYSKTAGSDVCVITSGIPRKPGMTREELIGINAGIVKMVSSSLIKYSPDTIIIVVSNPMDTMTYLVHKTTGLPKNRIIGMGGALDSARFKYRLAEALGAPISDVDGMVIGGHSDKGMVPLINKAVRNSVVVSEFLSEERMDQVVQDTKVGGATLTGLLGTSAWYAPGAAVSGMVQAIACDTKKIFPCSALLDGEFGLSDLSIGVPCVLGANGIEKIVEISLTDAEKAKLAESAEGVKATNGLLEL is encoded by the coding sequence ATGAAAGTAACAGTAGCAGGAGCAGGAGCAGTAGGTGCAAGTTGTGCAGAATATATTGCGATTAAAGACTTTGCTTCAGAAGTCGTTTTATTAGACATTAAAGAAGGTTTTGCTGAAGGTAAAGCCATGGATTTAATGCAAACAGCGTCCTTAAATGGTTTCGATACAAAAATAACAGGAATTACGAATGATTATTCTAAAACAGCAGGTTCTGATGTTTGTGTAATTACTTCTGGTATCCCTAGAAAACCAGGAATGACTCGTGAAGAGTTAATTGGTATCAACGCAGGAATTGTAAAAATGGTATCTTCTAGTTTAATAAAGTACTCACCAGATACCATTATTATAGTGGTATCTAATCCAATGGATACGATGACTTACTTAGTTCACAAAACTACAGGTTTACCAAAAAATAGAATTATTGGAATGGGAGGAGCTTTAGATTCTGCTCGTTTTAAATACAGATTAGCAGAAGCTTTAGGAGCACCTATTAGCGATGTTGACGGAATGGTAATTGGTGGTCATAGCGATAAAGGTATGGTGCCATTAATTAACAAAGCAGTAAGAAATAGTGTTGTTGTTTCTGAGTTTTTATCGGAAGAACGTATGGATCAAGTAGTACAAGATACTAAAGTTGGTGGTGCAACACTTACCGGTTTATTAGGTACTTCTGCTTGGTATGCTCCAGGAGCTGCTGTATCTGGAATGGTACAAGCAATTGCTTGCGATACTAAAAAAATATTCCCTTGTTCTGCTTTATTAGATGGAGAATTTGGGTTAAGCGATTTATCTATTGGTGTTCCTTGTGTTTTAGGTGCTAACGGAATTGAGAAAATTGTTGAAATTAGCTTAACAGATGCTGAAAAAGCAAAATTAGCAGAATCTGCTGAAGGTGTAAAAGCAACTAACGGGTTATTAGAGTTATAA
- the gyrB gene encoding DNA topoisomerase (ATP-hydrolyzing) subunit B → MSEKKEGFNEHGYSADSIQALEGMEHVRMRPSMYIGDVGVRGLHHLVYEVVDNSIDEALAGHCDNITVTINEDNSITTEDDGRGIPVDLHKKEGVSALEVVMTKIGAGGKFDKDSYKVSGGLHGVGVSCVNALSEHLTATVFRNGKIWEQEYSKGKALYPVKAIGDTDKRGTTVTFRPDPTIFKQTLEYNYDTLASRMRELAYLNKGITIHLVDKRATKEDGSFEGETFHSEEGLKEFIKFLDETREPLMKDVIAFEGEKNGVPVEVAMIYNTSYAENLHSYVNNINTHEGGTHLSGFRRGLTHTLKKYADESGMLDKLKFDIAGDDFREGLTAIISVKVQEPQFEGQTKTKLGNREVSAAVSQSVSEMLTNYLEENPDDAKIIVQKVILAAQARHAAQKAREMVQRKTVMSIGGLPGKLSDCSEQDPAKCEVYLVEGDSAGGTAKQGRDRAFQAILPLRGKILNVEKAMSHKVFENEEIKNIFTALGVTIGTEEDSKALNLSKLRYHKIVIMCDADIDGSHIETLILTFFFRYMKELIENGHIYIATPPLYLVKKGAKKQYAWSDEERIAIMEDFGESSKIQRYKGLGEMNASQLWDTTMNPEFRTLRQIYIDNGAEADRVFSMLMGDEVPPRRAFIEKNAIYANIDA, encoded by the coding sequence ATGAGCGAAAAAAAAGAAGGATTTAACGAACACGGTTATTCGGCAGATAGCATTCAAGCATTAGAAGGAATGGAGCACGTACGTATGCGTCCATCCATGTATATTGGAGACGTTGGAGTACGTGGTTTACACCATTTAGTATATGAAGTTGTAGATAACTCGATTGATGAAGCTTTAGCTGGACATTGTGATAATATTACAGTTACCATTAACGAAGATAACTCGATTACTACCGAAGATGATGGTCGTGGTATTCCAGTAGATTTACACAAGAAAGAAGGAGTTTCTGCCCTTGAGGTGGTAATGACCAAAATTGGAGCAGGTGGTAAGTTTGATAAAGATTCGTATAAAGTATCTGGTGGACTTCACGGTGTTGGTGTAAGTTGTGTAAATGCATTATCCGAACATTTAACGGCTACTGTTTTTAGAAATGGTAAAATTTGGGAGCAAGAATATTCAAAAGGAAAAGCGTTATATCCTGTTAAAGCAATTGGAGATACAGATAAAAGAGGAACAACCGTTACTTTTAGACCAGACCCAACAATATTTAAGCAAACTTTAGAGTATAATTATGATACTCTTGCTAGTAGAATGCGTGAATTAGCGTATTTAAATAAAGGGATTACAATTCATTTAGTAGATAAAAGAGCAACGAAAGAAGATGGTTCTTTTGAAGGAGAAACGTTTCATAGTGAAGAAGGTCTTAAAGAATTTATCAAGTTTCTTGATGAAACAAGAGAGCCTTTAATGAAAGATGTTATTGCTTTTGAAGGAGAGAAAAATGGAGTGCCTGTAGAAGTTGCAATGATTTATAATACATCTTATGCAGAAAACCTGCACTCGTATGTAAATAACATTAATACGCATGAAGGTGGTACACACCTTTCTGGTTTTAGACGTGGTTTAACACATACACTTAAAAAGTATGCTGACGAGTCTGGAATGTTAGACAAGTTAAAGTTTGATATTGCTGGTGATGATTTCCGTGAAGGACTAACCGCTATTATTTCAGTAAAAGTTCAAGAGCCACAATTTGAAGGGCAAACCAAAACAAAGTTAGGTAACAGAGAAGTTTCGGCAGCAGTAAGCCAGTCGGTTTCTGAAATGTTAACCAACTATTTAGAAGAAAATCCAGACGATGCTAAAATTATCGTTCAGAAAGTAATACTTGCTGCACAAGCACGTCACGCTGCACAAAAAGCGCGTGAAATGGTACAGCGTAAAACGGTAATGAGTATTGGTGGTTTACCAGGGAAATTATCCGATTGTTCTGAACAAGATCCTGCAAAATGTGAAGTATACTTAGTCGAGGGAGATTCGGCAGGTGGTACTGCAAAACAAGGACGTGATAGAGCATTTCAAGCTATTTTACCATTACGTGGTAAGATTTTAAACGTGGAGAAAGCAATGTCACATAAAGTGTTTGAAAACGAAGAGATTAAAAATATCTTTACCGCTTTAGGTGTTACTATTGGAACAGAAGAAGATAGTAAAGCATTGAACCTTTCTAAATTAAGATACCATAAAATAGTAATCATGTGTGATGCCGATATAGATGGTTCTCACATTGAAACTTTAATTTTAACCTTCTTTTTCCGTTATATGAAAGAGTTGATTGAAAATGGTCATATTTATATAGCAACGCCACCTTTATATTTAGTTAAAAAAGGAGCGAAAAAACAATATGCTTGGAGTGATGAAGAACGTATCGCTATTATGGAAGACTTCGGAGAATCTTCAAAAATTCAACGTTATAAAGGTCTTGGGGAAATGAATGCATCGCAACTTTGGGATACTACCATGAATCCAGAATTTAGAACATTACGTCAAATTTATATAGACAATGGTGCAGAAGCAGATCGTGTATTCTCTATGTTAATGGGAGATGAGGTTCCGCCTCGTAGAGCATTTATTGAGAAAAATGCTATCTATGCAAATATTGATGCATAA
- a CDS encoding tetratricopeptide repeat protein, which translates to MIYSRKIYRILIVFSIFLFACESKEELKNNAKNLKDSEINNQQKKNLGLTSFETDSIAKLVLQKAARYPLNSEKRRNVLDSAIAKHPKIAYLYQQRAMPLYKEDKDELGLPFLEKAAALDPEKWVDYMAFMKCIFSKNYKDAIIDFNKALELNGESYVMDHSYYFYLGLCNLQLNAFEKAKDFFEKSIAQSVKEDGEEWIHFTDLMYLGIANFELNNFEEAIKIFDEALLLQPGFADVKYYKAICLGRIGEIEKAENTFMEAKEDFINDDIMYEDNTIYERYPYQVRKSWFGL; encoded by the coding sequence ATGATATACTCCCGAAAAATATATAGGATTTTAATTGTTTTTAGTATCTTTTTGTTTGCTTGTGAAAGTAAAGAAGAACTAAAAAATAACGCTAAAAATCTGAAGGATTCAGAAATAAATAATCAGCAAAAAAAGAACCTTGGTTTAACTTCTTTTGAAACAGATTCTATTGCCAAGTTAGTGCTTCAGAAAGCAGCCAGATATCCTTTAAATTCTGAAAAAAGAAGGAATGTTTTAGATTCAGCTATAGCAAAACACCCAAAGATTGCATATCTCTATCAACAAAGAGCAATGCCTTTGTATAAAGAAGATAAAGACGAACTTGGATTGCCTTTTCTAGAAAAAGCAGCAGCTCTAGATCCTGAAAAATGGGTAGATTACATGGCTTTTATGAAATGTATATTTTCTAAGAATTACAAAGATGCTATTATCGATTTTAATAAGGCTTTAGAATTAAATGGGGAATCTTATGTGATGGACCATTCCTATTATTTTTATTTAGGATTATGCAATCTGCAATTAAATGCATTTGAAAAAGCAAAAGATTTTTTTGAAAAAAGTATCGCGCAATCCGTTAAAGAAGACGGTGAAGAATGGATTCATTTTACCGATTTAATGTACTTAGGAATTGCTAATTTCGAATTAAATAACTTTGAAGAAGCCATTAAAATATTTGATGAAGCATTACTTCTGCAGCCAGGATTTGCTGATGTAAAATATTATAAAGCAATATGCTTAGGAAGGATTGGAGAAATAGAAAAAGCAGAAAATACGTTTATGGAAGCCAAAGAAGATTTTATAAACGATGATATTATGTACGAAGACAATACCATATATGAACGTTATCCATATCAAGTGCGTAAAAGCTGGTTTGGATTATAG
- the asnB gene encoding asparagine synthase B, translating into MCGIVCAFDLKQKSEDLRPQVLEMSKTIRHRGPDWSGIYSDDKAILAHERLAIVDPASGKQPLFSPDNKLVLAANGEIYNHRELRKQFEGKYDFQTESDCEVILALYQEKGVDFVDEMNGIFGFAIYDVEKDEYFIARDHMGIIPLYIGWDQNGTFYVASELKALEGICTKIELFPPGHYMSSKDGEFVKWYNRDWSEYDAVKENETSIAEIKEALEAAVHRQLMSDVPYGVLLSGGLDSSVVSAIAKKYAQKRVESDDTSDAWYPQTHSFAVGLEGSPDLAAAQKVADHIGTVHHEIKFTIQEGLDAIKDVIYNIETYDITTIRSSTPMYLMARVIKSMGIKMVLSGEGADELFGGYLYFHKAPNAQEFHEETVRKLDKLHMYDCLRANKSLAAWGIEGRVPFLDKEFMDVAMRINPQDKMINGERMEKWVIRKAFEDMLPESVAWRQKEQFSDGVGYSWIDTLKEVVDEAVTDEQMANAKFRFPIQTPQNKEEFYYRSIFEEHFPSDAAALSVPQEASVACSTATALEWDEAFKNMNEPSGRAIANVHDKSYATS; encoded by the coding sequence ATGTGTGGAATTGTATGTGCTTTCGACCTTAAACAAAAGAGTGAAGATTTAAGACCTCAGGTTTTAGAAATGTCTAAAACAATTCGTCATCGTGGACCAGATTGGTCTGGGATTTATAGTGACGATAAAGCCATTTTGGCACATGAGCGTTTAGCAATTGTAGATCCAGCTTCTGGAAAACAACCTTTGTTTAGTCCAGATAATAAACTGGTTTTAGCAGCAAATGGCGAAATATATAACCACAGAGAATTACGTAAGCAATTTGAAGGAAAGTATGATTTTCAAACCGAAAGTGACTGCGAAGTTATTTTAGCATTATACCAAGAAAAAGGTGTGGACTTTGTAGATGAGATGAATGGTATCTTCGGATTTGCAATTTATGACGTGGAAAAAGACGAATACTTTATCGCTCGTGATCACATGGGGATTATTCCTTTATATATTGGTTGGGATCAAAACGGAACTTTTTATGTGGCTTCCGAATTAAAAGCACTAGAAGGTATTTGTACAAAAATAGAATTATTTCCTCCAGGACATTATATGTCTAGTAAAGATGGCGAATTTGTAAAATGGTACAATAGAGATTGGAGTGAATACGATGCAGTAAAAGAAAACGAAACAAGTATTGCTGAAATTAAAGAAGCTTTAGAAGCGGCAGTACACAGACAATTAATGAGTGATGTGCCTTATGGTGTATTATTATCTGGAGGTTTAGATTCTTCGGTAGTTTCTGCAATTGCAAAAAAATATGCGCAAAAACGTGTGGAGAGTGATGATACGTCTGATGCTTGGTATCCACAAACCCATTCCTTTGCTGTAGGATTAGAAGGTTCTCCAGATTTAGCTGCAGCACAAAAAGTTGCAGATCATATTGGAACAGTACATCACGAAATTAAATTTACCATTCAAGAAGGTTTAGATGCTATTAAAGATGTAATTTATAACATTGAAACCTATGATATCACAACCATTCGTTCTTCGACACCAATGTATTTAATGGCAAGAGTTATTAAGTCTATGGGAATTAAAATGGTATTATCTGGTGAAGGAGCAGATGAGCTTTTTGGAGGCTATTTATACTTTCATAAAGCACCAAATGCACAAGAGTTTCATGAAGAAACTGTACGTAAATTAGATAAATTACACATGTACGATTGTTTAAGAGCGAACAAAAGTTTAGCTGCTTGGGGAATTGAAGGTCGTGTGCCATTTTTAGATAAAGAATTTATGGATGTTGCTATGCGTATCAATCCTCAAGATAAAATGATTAACGGAGAACGCATGGAAAAATGGGTGATTCGTAAGGCATTTGAAGACATGTTACCAGAAAGCGTAGCTTGGAGACAAAAAGAACAATTTAGTGATGGTGTTGGTTATAGTTGGATTGATACCCTTAAAGAAGTGGTAGATGAAGCGGTTACGGATGAACAAATGGCAAATGCTAAATTTAGATTTCCAATACAAACACCACAAAACAAAGAAGAGTTTTATTACCGTTCTATCTTTGAAGAACATTTTCCAAGTGATGCAGCTGCTTTAAGTGTGCCGCAAGAAGCAAGTGTAGCTTGTAGTACTGCTACTGCTTTAGAATGGGATGAGGCGTTTAAAAACATGAATGAGCCTTCTGGTCGTGCAATAGCAAACGTGCATGACAAGTCTTATGCAACTTCTTAA